A region from the Citrobacter koseri ATCC BAA-895 genome encodes:
- the iolD gene encoding 3D-(3,5/4)-trihydroxycyclohexane-1,2-dione acylhydrolase (decyclizing): protein MTTVRMTMAQALVKFLNQQYVDVDGQEMPFIEGVATIFGHGNVLGIGQALEQDAGHLRVHQGCNEQGMAHMATGFAKQHRRQRIYAVTSSVGPGAANMVTAAATATANRIPLLLLPGDIYASRQPDPVLQQIEQYHDLSISTNDCFRPVSRYWDRINRPEQLMSAMLNAMRTLTDPADTGAVTICLPQDVQGEAWDYPQSFFARRVHHIERRPPDPHRLAQARALIARKRRPLVVCGGGVRYSGAHDAFRQFVENLHLPFAETQAGKGALVSDHPLNLGGIGVTGGLAANQLAPQADLVIGVGTRLTDFTTGSKALFAHPDVEFLLLNVAEFDALKLDATALVADARAGLTALTEGLQDYRSGWGDEVAQAKSAWDEECRRLWSRQWRPDDAPEIAGHLDAQLAEYSEALNTRLTQTRVLGIINQHIEDDAIVVGAAGSLPGDLQRLWQVKTPDSYHLEYGYSCMGYEIAAALGAKLAKPQQPVYAMVGDGSYMMLHSELQTAVQEGIKITILLFDNGGFGCINNLQMGHGMGSFGTENRARQPQSGQLDGPLVAVDFAQNAQSYGCRAWRVHDEQSLLTALEAARAHPGPTLLDIKVLPKTMTHDYASWWRTGDAQVADSPSVRKAAEQTFDQVKKARQY, encoded by the coding sequence ATGACAACCGTACGTATGACCATGGCGCAGGCGCTGGTCAAGTTTCTCAACCAACAGTACGTCGATGTAGACGGGCAGGAGATGCCGTTCATTGAAGGCGTGGCGACCATCTTCGGCCACGGCAACGTACTCGGCATCGGGCAGGCGCTGGAGCAGGACGCCGGGCACTTGCGGGTGCATCAGGGCTGTAATGAACAGGGAATGGCGCACATGGCGACAGGGTTCGCGAAACAGCACCGTCGCCAGCGCATTTACGCCGTCACCTCTTCGGTAGGGCCCGGCGCGGCTAATATGGTGACGGCGGCGGCCACGGCGACGGCGAACCGTATTCCTCTGCTGCTGTTGCCGGGCGATATCTACGCCAGCCGCCAGCCGGACCCGGTATTACAGCAAATCGAGCAGTACCACGATCTCAGTATCAGCACCAACGACTGCTTTCGCCCGGTTTCGCGCTACTGGGATCGTATCAACCGCCCGGAACAGTTGATGAGCGCGATGCTTAACGCCATGCGCACCCTGACCGATCCGGCTGATACCGGCGCGGTGACGATCTGTTTACCGCAGGATGTGCAGGGCGAAGCCTGGGATTACCCGCAGAGTTTCTTTGCCCGTCGCGTTCACCATATTGAAAGACGACCGCCGGACCCACACCGGCTGGCGCAGGCGCGGGCGCTGATTGCCCGTAAACGCCGCCCGCTGGTGGTTTGCGGCGGTGGGGTGCGTTATTCCGGCGCGCACGACGCGTTTCGTCAGTTCGTGGAAAACCTGCACCTGCCGTTTGCGGAAACCCAGGCCGGGAAAGGCGCGCTGGTCAGCGACCATCCGCTGAATCTGGGCGGTATTGGCGTTACCGGCGGGCTGGCGGCAAACCAGCTTGCGCCACAGGCCGATCTGGTTATCGGCGTCGGCACGCGTCTGACCGATTTCACTACCGGTTCGAAAGCGCTGTTTGCACACCCGGACGTAGAATTTCTCCTGCTGAATGTCGCCGAGTTCGATGCCCTCAAACTGGACGCCACGGCGCTGGTGGCCGATGCCCGCGCCGGTCTGACGGCGCTGACGGAAGGGCTTCAGGATTATCGCAGCGGCTGGGGAGACGAGGTGGCGCAGGCGAAATCGGCCTGGGACGAGGAGTGCCGCCGGCTGTGGTCTCGCCAGTGGCGCCCGGATGACGCGCCGGAAATTGCCGGGCACCTTGATGCGCAACTGGCGGAATACAGTGAAGCGCTGAACACGCGGCTGACTCAGACTCGCGTTCTGGGGATTATCAACCAGCACATTGAGGATGACGCCATTGTGGTCGGCGCGGCGGGATCGCTGCCGGGCGATTTGCAGCGTCTCTGGCAGGTGAAAACGCCCGACAGCTACCACCTGGAGTACGGCTATTCCTGTATGGGGTATGAAATTGCGGCCGCGCTTGGGGCGAAACTCGCGAAGCCGCAGCAGCCGGTCTATGCGATGGTGGGCGACGGTTCGTACATGATGCTGCATTCTGAGCTGCAAACGGCGGTGCAGGAGGGGATAAAAATCACCATCCTGCTGTTTGATAACGGCGGGTTTGGCTGCATCAATAACCTGCAAATGGGGCATGGGATGGGCAGTTTTGGCACCGAGAATCGCGCCCGTCAACCACAATCCGGCCAGCTGGACGGCCCGCTGGTGGCGGTTGATTTCGCCCAAAATGCGCAAAGCTACGGCTGCCGGGCGTGGCGGGTGCATGATGAGCAGAGCCTGCTGACGGCGCTGGAGGCGGCGCGCGCGCATCCGGGGCCGACGCTGCTGGATATTAAAGTGTTGCCAAAAACGATGACTCACGATTACGCCTCATGGTGGCGCACCGGCGATGCGCAGGTGGCCGATTCACCGTCAGTGCGAAAAGCCGCCGAGCAGACGTTCGATCAGGTGAAAAAGGCGCGTCAGTATTGA
- a CDS encoding CoA-acylating methylmalonate-semialdehyde dehydrogenase, producing the protein METVANFIHGECVTGSGQRIQAIFNPATGEQIRQVVMSTAQETERAIAAAQQAFAAWSRQSPLKRARVLFRFKALLEQNMDSLARLVSEEHGKVYSDAVGELTRGLEVVEFACGIPHLQKGEHSANVGTGVDSHSLMQPLGVCAGITPFNFPAMVPMWMFPIALATGNTFVLKPSEKDPSLPLALAKLLKEAGLPDGVFNVVQGDKEAVDVLLTDPRVQAVSFVGSTPIAEYIYQTASAHGKRCQALGGAKNHCILMPDADMNMATNAIMGAAYGAAGERCMALSVVLAVGDNTADELCARLETQIAALRVGPGLDQTPENEMGPLISAAHRSKVLGYIDSGEAQGARLRVDGRGFSVKRHEQGFFVGPTLFDNVTPEMTIYKEEIFGPVLSVVRVKDYASAVDLINRHEYGNGTAIFTRDGGCARRFCEEVQAGMVGVNVPIPVPMAFHSFGGWKRSIFGPLNVHGNDGVRFYTRMKTVTARWPEMQQDSGAAFSMPTLG; encoded by the coding sequence ATGGAGACGGTAGCGAATTTTATTCACGGCGAATGTGTTACAGGCTCAGGCCAGCGCATTCAGGCGATCTTCAACCCCGCCACGGGCGAGCAAATTCGTCAGGTGGTGATGAGCACGGCGCAGGAAACGGAGCGAGCCATTGCCGCTGCGCAGCAGGCGTTTGCCGCCTGGTCAAGGCAGTCGCCGCTGAAACGCGCGCGAGTGCTGTTTCGTTTTAAAGCGCTGCTGGAGCAGAACATGGATTCGCTCGCCCGGCTGGTCAGTGAAGAACATGGCAAAGTGTATTCTGATGCGGTGGGCGAACTGACGCGCGGTCTGGAAGTGGTCGAGTTTGCCTGCGGCATTCCACACCTGCAAAAAGGCGAACATTCGGCGAATGTCGGCACCGGCGTTGACAGCCATTCACTGATGCAGCCTCTGGGCGTGTGCGCCGGGATCACCCCGTTCAACTTCCCGGCGATGGTGCCGATGTGGATGTTCCCCATCGCGCTGGCTACCGGCAATACCTTTGTGCTTAAGCCGTCGGAAAAAGATCCCTCGCTGCCGCTTGCGCTGGCAAAACTGCTGAAAGAGGCCGGTCTGCCGGATGGCGTTTTTAACGTCGTGCAGGGCGATAAAGAAGCGGTGGATGTTCTGCTGACCGATCCGCGCGTTCAGGCCGTCAGTTTTGTCGGCTCGACGCCGATTGCAGAATATATTTATCAGACGGCGTCGGCGCACGGCAAACGCTGTCAGGCGTTGGGCGGGGCGAAAAACCACTGCATTCTGATGCCGGACGCAGACATGAATATGGCGACCAATGCGATTATGGGGGCGGCGTACGGTGCGGCGGGCGAGCGCTGTATGGCGCTCTCCGTGGTGCTGGCGGTGGGGGATAACACGGCGGACGAACTTTGCGCGCGGCTGGAAACGCAGATCGCCGCGTTACGCGTTGGGCCGGGGCTTGATCAAACGCCGGAAAATGAGATGGGGCCGCTGATCTCCGCCGCACATCGCAGTAAAGTGCTGGGCTATATCGACAGCGGCGAGGCGCAGGGCGCGCGGCTGCGGGTGGATGGTCGCGGCTTTAGCGTGAAGCGCCACGAACAGGGCTTTTTCGTCGGGCCGACCTTGTTTGATAACGTCACGCCTGAAATGACGATTTACAAAGAAGAGATCTTTGGCCCGGTACTCTCCGTGGTGCGGGTGAAGGATTACGCCAGCGCGGTGGATCTGATTAATCGCCACGAATATGGCAACGGGACGGCGATCTTTACCCGCGACGGCGGCTGCGCGCGTCGTTTCTGTGAAGAGGTGCAGGCCGGGATGGTCGGTGTTAACGTGCCGATTCCGGTGCCGATGGCGTTCCACAGTTTCGGCGGCTGGAAACGGTCTATTTTTGGTCCGCTTAACGTTCATGGTAATGACGGCGTGCGTTTTTATACCCGCATGAAAACCGTTACCGCCCGCTGGCCGGAGATGCAGCAGGATAGCGGCGCCGCGTTCTCCATGCCAACGCTGGGCTGA
- a CDS encoding MurR/RpiR family transcriptional regulator — protein MTTASSLSELQQQIRDRYDSLSKRLQQVSRYVLDNTNSVAFDTVAVIAERADVPPSTLIRFANAFDFTGFNEMKQLFRMNLVEETASYSDRARLFREMESESVPETPLDILQEFARSNAQALQQLASRTDPDMLQRAVQLLAEADTIYIAGLRRSFSVAAYLTYALSHLECRPILLDGMGGMLREQISRIKSRDIVISISFSPYAEETVMVSETAASVGAKQIVITDSQISPLATFSDLCFVVKEAQVDAFRSQSATLCLVQSLVVALAYRQGNSHK, from the coding sequence ATGACGACAGCATCCAGTCTGAGCGAGCTACAGCAGCAAATTCGCGACCGTTACGATAGTCTCAGTAAACGATTGCAGCAGGTGTCCCGCTATGTGCTGGATAACACTAACAGCGTAGCGTTCGATACCGTCGCCGTCATCGCCGAGCGGGCGGACGTGCCGCCATCGACGCTTATCCGTTTCGCCAACGCGTTTGACTTCACCGGTTTCAACGAAATGAAACAACTGTTTCGTATGAACCTGGTGGAAGAAACGGCCAGCTACAGCGATCGCGCGCGGCTGTTCAGAGAGATGGAGAGCGAATCCGTACCGGAAACGCCGTTAGACATCCTGCAAGAATTTGCCCGTTCGAATGCTCAGGCGCTGCAACAGCTGGCGTCGCGTACCGATCCCGACATGCTGCAACGCGCCGTTCAATTACTGGCGGAGGCCGATACGATTTATATCGCTGGCCTGCGGCGCTCTTTTAGCGTGGCCGCCTATCTGACTTACGCGCTCAGCCACCTTGAATGCCGCCCAATACTGCTTGATGGCATGGGGGGGATGCTGCGAGAGCAAATCAGCCGAATCAAGAGTCGCGATATCGTTATCTCCATCAGCTTTTCCCCTTACGCAGAAGAGACGGTCATGGTCAGCGAAACCGCAGCCAGCGTCGGCGCAAAGCAAATTGTCATTACCGACAGTCAGATAAGCCCACTGGCGACCTTCAGCGATCTCTGCTTTGTAGTCAAAGAAGCGCAGGTAGACGCTTTTCGCTCACAGTCCGCAACGCTTTGTCTGGTGCAGTCATTGGTTGTCGCTCTGGCTTACAGGCAGGGAAACAGTCATAAATAA
- a CDS encoding RloB family protein: MKELISPSALKKRGSGKVKSERKKTLIVCEGTETEPTYFKDMVKDLKIANTDVYIEPGRHSNPSSVVRTAIDLYEQDLEFELIYCLIDTDEFGKDIDLASSMLKEHTFSRRKKSLGGDRYPQAKILRSDPCIEVWFLLHYEVLRRPFVKANKSAAQNCKEYLKNTHLKDYSEKYNGLYSLIKKNGLKACEESARLRAWLEKNDCINPFTQIDELYLDLHEKVFAPAKR; the protein is encoded by the coding sequence ATGAAAGAGTTAATTTCTCCTTCTGCATTGAAAAAACGAGGCAGCGGTAAAGTTAAATCTGAGCGTAAGAAAACCCTGATCGTTTGCGAAGGTACGGAGACCGAACCAACCTATTTTAAGGATATGGTTAAAGACCTTAAAATAGCGAATACAGACGTTTATATTGAACCTGGGCGCCATTCAAACCCAAGTAGCGTTGTACGCACCGCCATTGATCTTTATGAGCAGGATCTTGAATTTGAGCTGATTTATTGCCTAATTGATACGGATGAGTTTGGGAAAGATATTGACCTGGCATCCAGTATGTTAAAAGAACATACTTTTTCACGGCGTAAAAAGTCCCTTGGTGGCGACCGGTATCCTCAGGCGAAGATCCTGCGTTCTGATCCCTGCATCGAGGTCTGGTTTTTACTCCATTATGAAGTGTTAAGACGGCCATTTGTTAAAGCAAATAAAAGCGCGGCACAGAACTGCAAGGAATACCTTAAAAATACGCATTTGAAAGATTATAGCGAAAAGTATAATGGACTCTATAGCCTAATAAAGAAAAATGGTCTTAAGGCGTGTGAGGAAAGCGCCAGGCTCAGAGCATGGCTTGAGAAGAACGATTGTATCAATCCGTTTACGCAGATTGATGAGTTATATCTGGATTTACATGAAAAAGTTTTCGCGCCAGCGAAAAGATAA
- a CDS encoding AAA family ATPase — protein MLIEFSVQNFKVFSQKQTLSMAAKKSYKEHPETTATAEHFDDLLINKVAVIYGANGAGKSSFVEALDFLQSYILRGFADSSQNDSIRTRFIDREIPKFIFDEEQLTAPTDFEISFIGTTGERYQYTLSIGTDAIEAEGLWVYSKKGVRPKTIISRVYNAETNEFEYYCPSLQIDKKTYEVAIEKANNSKRSPFVSILHAYDVSQLDEFINWFRGDLIVSSNRNDDVFRMASRYSFLDDLADGDEQKKNKILEFLNKFDLSISDISVTKKNVTLPDEMPEEMKKMILSDVGFQIVLEHTTSSGIKKNIPYERLSSGTKKLFDLSGILLLCCEAGEKSVLVLDEFESSLHPYIVRAIFELMVKHSERLLQLILTTHSNVLLDTEKLVRRDQIWFLEKNSELETVLYPLSDFAPRFEDSIIKGWDLGKFGGVPFLG, from the coding sequence ATGCTTATTGAATTTTCAGTGCAGAATTTTAAAGTTTTTAGCCAAAAACAAACTTTATCGATGGCTGCTAAAAAATCTTATAAAGAGCATCCAGAGACGACGGCAACAGCTGAGCATTTTGATGATCTGCTGATTAATAAGGTCGCAGTAATTTATGGTGCTAACGGCGCGGGCAAAAGTAGTTTTGTTGAAGCTTTAGATTTTCTGCAATCCTATATCCTTAGAGGGTTTGCTGATAGTTCACAGAATGATTCAATAAGAACGCGGTTTATCGACAGAGAAATACCTAAATTTATTTTTGATGAGGAACAGTTAACCGCGCCTACTGATTTTGAGATCAGTTTTATCGGCACGACCGGTGAACGGTATCAGTATACGTTATCTATCGGTACAGACGCGATAGAAGCTGAAGGTTTATGGGTTTACTCAAAAAAAGGGGTAAGACCAAAGACGATTATCTCCAGAGTATATAATGCTGAAACCAATGAATTCGAATACTACTGCCCATCGTTGCAGATAGATAAAAAAACGTATGAAGTGGCGATAGAAAAAGCCAATAACAGCAAACGCTCGCCATTCGTATCCATTCTGCATGCTTATGATGTCTCACAACTGGATGAGTTTATTAACTGGTTCAGAGGCGATTTAATTGTATCCAGTAATCGCAATGATGATGTTTTCCGAATGGCATCCAGATACTCTTTTTTAGACGATCTGGCTGATGGCGATGAACAGAAAAAAAATAAAATACTTGAGTTTTTAAACAAGTTTGATCTTTCTATTTCTGATATTTCGGTAACGAAAAAGAATGTGACGTTACCTGATGAGATGCCAGAAGAAATGAAAAAAATGATATTGAGCGATGTCGGTTTTCAAATTGTCTTAGAACATACGACGTCCAGCGGTATCAAGAAAAACATCCCTTATGAAAGATTATCTTCGGGAACGAAGAAGTTATTCGATCTATCAGGCATTCTTTTACTGTGCTGTGAGGCCGGTGAAAAAAGCGTACTGGTTCTTGATGAGTTTGAATCATCGCTCCACCCTTATATCGTCAGAGCGATTTTTGAGTTAATGGTCAAACACTCTGAACGTCTTTTGCAGCTGATTCTCACAACGCATTCAAACGTTCTATTAGATACGGAAAAACTCGTCAGACGGGATCAAATATGGTTCCTGGAGAAAAATAGCGAGCTTGAAACCGTGCTTTATCCACTGAGCGATTTTGCCCCCAGGTTTGAGGACTCTATTATAAAAGGCTGGGATTTGGGTAAATTTGGTGGCGTTCCTTTTTTGGGGTGA